Sequence from the [Clostridium] scindens genome:
TGTGCCTTGCCGCTAACGGAATCAAGGCGTACGTGTTTGAATCCCTGCGCCCGACGCCGGAACTTTCTTATGCTGTTCGCTCCCTTGGATGCATAGCCGGAATTAACATTACAGCCAGCCATAATCCGCCGGAGTATAATGGATACAAGGTATACTGGGAGGATGGCGCACAGATCACCCCGCCTCATGACAAAGGAATCATGGCTGAGGTTGAGGCAGTTACGGATTATAATACGGTTAAGACTATGGGGCTTGAGGAAGCAAAGAAGGCCGGACTCTATGAAGTGATCGGGCAGGAAGTGGACGATGGCTACATTGCAGAACTTAAGAAGCAGGTGATCCATCAGGACTCTATTGATGCGGTAGGCAAGGAACTGAAGATCGTCTACAGTCCTCTTCACGGTACCGGAAATATACCGGCAAGGCGCATTCTGAAGGAACTGGGGTTTGAAAATGTATATGTAGTAAAAGAACAGGAATTGCCGGACGGAGAATTCCCGACCGTTTCCTATCCGAATCCGGAGGCCAAGGAAGCCTTTGAACTTGGACTTGCGCTTGCCAAAGAAGTGGATGCCGATCTGGTGCTGGCTACAGACCCGGATGCGGACCGCCTTGGAGTGTACGTAAAAGATGCCAAGTCAGGAGAGTACAAGGTGCTTACCGGCAATATGTCCGGCTGCCTGCTTGCAGACTATGAGATCGGCCAGCGCAAGGAAGTCAGCGGGCTTCCGGATGACGGCTATCTCATTAAGACGATTGTAACCTCCAATCTGGCGGACGCCATAGCCAAAGGCTACAATATTGGGCTTATCGAGGTTCTGACCGGCTTTAAGTATATCGGACAGCAGATCCTTGGATTCGAGACTACGGGGAAAGGGACATATCTCTTTGGGTTTGAAGAAAGTTATGGCTGCCTGATCGGAACCCACGCAAGGGACAAGGATGCGATCGTAGCGACAATGGCCCTGTGCGAGGCTGCGGCTTATTATAAGACGAAGGGCAAGACTTTGTGGGACGCTATGGTGGACATGTATGACAAGTATGGCTATTACAAGGATGATATCCAGTCTATCACGCTAAAAGGAATCGAGGGTCTTCAGAAGATCCAGGAAATCTTAGAGACTCTGCGTAAGAACCCGCCGATGGAAGTAGGCGGATACAAGGTGCTGAAGGTAAGGGATTACCAGGCTGATACGATCAAAGACGTGGCTACAGGCGATGTGACGCAGACCGGGCTTCCAACATCCAACGTCTTGTATTATGATCTGACGGATGACGCCTGGCTGTGCGTAAGGCCATCCGGTACGGAGCCTAAGGTAAAATTCTACTATGGAATCAAGGGAAGTTCT
This genomic interval carries:
- a CDS encoding phospho-sugar mutase; translated protein: MEYREKYEGWLSNPYFDENTKDELRSIAEDDNEIKERFYKDLEFGTAGLRGIIGAGTNRMNIYTVRKATQGLANYIMKNGGQAKGVAIAYDSRRMSPEFADEAALCLAANGIKAYVFESLRPTPELSYAVRSLGCIAGINITASHNPPEYNGYKVYWEDGAQITPPHDKGIMAEVEAVTDYNTVKTMGLEEAKKAGLYEVIGQEVDDGYIAELKKQVIHQDSIDAVGKELKIVYSPLHGTGNIPARRILKELGFENVYVVKEQELPDGEFPTVSYPNPEAKEAFELGLALAKEVDADLVLATDPDADRLGVYVKDAKSGEYKVLTGNMSGCLLADYEIGQRKEVSGLPDDGYLIKTIVTSNLADAIAKGYNIGLIEVLTGFKYIGQQILGFETTGKGTYLFGFEESYGCLIGTHARDKDAIVATMALCEAAAYYKTKGKTLWDAMVDMYDKYGYYKDDIQSITLKGIEGLQKIQEILETLRKNPPMEVGGYKVLKVRDYQADTIKDVATGDVTQTGLPTSNVLYYDLTDDAWLCVRPSGTEPKVKFYYGIKGSSLEDADEKSSKLGEEVLSMINTMM